AATTTCAAAAGTTTGTGACCCAGATAGATTACTTGCCAAGGATCTTGTTATTTATCTTGCCAAACAACGTAGAGAAAGGGGAACAGATGATCTTATGGAAGGGAAATCTCAACTGGTAGATCAATATTTAAATGAGCTCCGATTGCCATATATCGAAGATCCTTCTAAAATATACAGGCAGTTTGCGGCTGATTATATGTATGCAGAACTTTATGTCAAAGCAATAAAAACTTCATGGCACAGTATTATCAAACGCCCTTACCTTGTCAAAAACTGGCGTACCTTTTTTTATTGCGTGCGTATGTCTATATATTTTACATTTACTATTTCTAAACGAGTACCCAATGAATATATTGTTTATAGCAGATCCGAATTCGATTCATGATGAAAAATGGATTACTTATTTCACGAATAGTCAAGGGTTTAAAACGTATATAATTGCCAGAAAACCACATTTTGTAGAATATTCTAATAGAGATTTGAATTCTCTACCTATTATCAAGTCAATTTCCGACTTTTCCTTTTTCTGGATATTTAGAACTATTCGATCAGCTAGGATTATCAAAAAAACAATTTTGTCCTACGATATTGATGTGATAAATATCCAATATGCTGAGCCAAGTGCTCTTTGGTGCTTACTTAGATGGTATTTTAAAAAGCCTATGGTAATTACCACATTAGGGACAGACGTACTAAAAACCATCCCTGAGGTGTTTGCAAAAAAGAATTTTATAAATAAACTAGTAGGACCAGCTTATCAATATGTATTTAGTAAGGCAGATTGGGTGACAGGAACCTCGCAAAGACAATTAGATTCTATTACTGAATTCTCGGGAAGAAAAGACAAAATGACTGTCGTGAGGACAGGTGTAGATTTGGAACGACTGAAGACAGATACTAGATCGTTTTTTCCACTTAAAGATGATAAGCCATTTATACTTTTCCCCCGATATATCAAACCAATTTATAACCATGAATTCTGCTTAAGAGCTATAGACTGGTTACCTATAAAGCTAAAGAAAAAATATAGAATGGTGTTTGTAGGTAAAGACTGTGGCGACATAGATTATCAAAATAGCTTAATGGAAACCATGTCTAAAATGACTGACGTGGATTTTTCATTTATTGGGAAGCAGAAACAAGAGGCGGTTTTTGAGCTATATAAAAAATCTGCTTTAGTCGTTATGACGCCTGTGTCAGATGGGAGTCCAGTATCAGCAATGGAGGTACTGCTTTGTGGAGTCAAAATAATACTGGGTCCATTAGACTATGATCAAGATATTTATTCTGAAAATGTGGTGAGACTAAGTAGTTGGGATCCTACCGAACTTTCAGAAACTATAACGACTCTACTAGACGAAAATACTGAGCATGACCCATTATCTCCCGAAGTTTCGAAAATGATGGATATGAAATATAATATGGAGATCGTTGGAAAAATTTACAAGGAATTAGCTGAAAAAAATTGACCAAAAAGACATTTCTGTACTTTGTAAGTTTACTCGGCAGTTCTCAAGCCTAGTATGTTTCATGTAACTATGCAGAATGAAAATCTTTCTAATGAAACAGTTGTTATTATTCTATTAAATGAACCTTCAAAACAAAACCATCCTCCTTATCTCCCCCGAACCTTGGAATCACATCTTTGTTTCTAAGCATCATTATGCTACTTATTTGGCAAAGAGAGGCAATAAAGTATATTTTTTAAATCCACCTACGGCCCAAGAGTCTTGTGAAGAGACGGAATACCACAATGTTTTTTCGGTTCACTACCAAGGCTTCATAAAAGGGTTGAGATTTTTTCCTAGCCTTCTGCAAAGGCAACGTATTCGAAAGAAGTTTCAGAAGTTACAAAAACGCTGCCGTACGAAATTTGATATCGTTTGGTCTTTTGACAATTCCGTTTTCTTTGATTTTTCGGCTCTGCCGCAAGAAGTCTATTGCATTTCACACATAGTAGACTTAAATCAGGATTTTAATACTGAGCTAGCAGCTAGTACTGCAAATCTCTGCATAGGCGTTATTCCTCCATTAGTTCAGCGTCTAGCAAAATACAATGATAACAGTTTTTTAATAGGTCATGGAGTACAAAAGTTTAATAATCAATACGAGTCAATTACCTTACCAGGTCAAAATACTGTAAAGGCACTTTATATTGGTAATATGGATATGCCACATATTGATTGGTCATTAATGAACTTGCTAGTCAATCAATGTCCAAAAGTGGATTTTGTATTTTTAGGAAGTAAAAGTGAGCACAATCAAGCTATTAATACTCTCATTAAAAAAGCAAATGGATTCTACCTTCCATCTGTTCCAGCAAAGGAACTTCCTCAATACTTAATTACTGCTGATGTCCTTTTATTAGCTTATCAACTAGCTTATGACAGTGAGTATGCTACTCCTCACAAAATGATGGAATACTTGGCTTCGGGCAAGATGATAATGGCAACCTGGACAGCAGAATATGAAGAGCTCTATCAAAAAGAGCTTTTTTACATGAGCAAATCAGCGGATGAATATTTAGAACTATTCAAAAATGTAGTCGCTAATTTGGATGCTTGGAATCATACAGACAAAAAGAAGGATCGAATACATTATGCTTTAAATTATACCTACGATAAACTAATAGAGCGAATGGAGCAATTGATGTCAGATGATTGAAAGAATACTAAATAAACTCTTACGCGAATATAATCGTTTTCGTTGGGGTCATTTCCAATTAAAAAGAGAGCTCGAGCCGAATAATGTTATGACCATTGTAGGTGATCCTCGAGGAGGGACAACTTGGTTAGCCGAAATCATACAGTCCATCCCTAAAACAGAAATACTTTGGGAGCCTTTATTGCTAGAAAGAGAACCCACCTTCAAAAATCTAAATTTCTCCTATCGTCAGTTTATATCTGAAAATGCTTCTGAGCCAAAAATTAAAGCTTCTTTTGAAAAATTATTCTCAGGTAAGATTTTAAATTCATATTTATGTCAGTTTACTAAGCCTATGGAGATTAAAAATTGTAGCCAATTAGTAGTTAAATTTTGCCGTGCAAATCAACTTTTACCCTGGCTTACTCACGAGTTTAATTTTAATTACTTGCCTTTATATATTGTGCGTCATCCTTGTGCAGTTGTAGCTAGTCAATTAAAGAAAGGTGGGTGGGATAAAGTGAGTAATCAATTCGAAATCCCTTATGATAAACCTTACTCTGAATTTTATACTCAACATGAAAGTTATTTATTATCTCTTGACACAAAAATTAAAAAATTAGCTGCTACTTGGTGCCTTTGTAATTCTGTTCCTTTAAATCATAATGAGAATAACAAAAAATGGATAACTATTACTTATGAATCATTGATTATGGATGGAATTCAGCAACTAAAAAGGATCGAAGATAAGTGGAGGATAGAATTTCCAGAATCAGCTTTTTCTAAATTAAATAAGGCAAGTACTTCCACAGTAAAGGGGAGCCCGATCCTTGATGGTAAAGGTTCTCAATTAAAATATTGGCAAAAGCAACTTTCTGAAAAGCAGATTAATGAAATTAGGGAAGTACTAAATTACTTCAAAATTCACCTTTATAATGTAAATTCACCATTACCAACGATTTCTTTCCAGTAAATAATTGATTTTGAGAGCACTTATATCTATAATTATTCCATTTTATCAGGCCGAAAAATATTTAAATGAAGCTATTGAGTCAGTATTTAATCAAACTCATGAAAACTGGGAGCTATTATTAATAAATGATGGGAGTACAGATAACTCAAAAAAAATAGCTTTGTCATTCAATGATAAAAGGATAAGGTATTTTGAACAAGAAAATAATGGGGTGAGTTCAGCAAGAAACCGTGGCTTAAAAAATATAAGAGGGCATTTTTTTTGTTTTTTAGATGCGGATGATGTTTTAACTATTACAAGTTTAGAACATAGATTAAAGGTTTTTGAAGACAAACCAGAAGTTACATTTGTAGATGGCCAAGTAGTAAGAATGAATTCACATTTAAATGTAATTTATAATGTTTGGACTCCATCTTTTAGTGGGAATCCATTAACAGATTTAGTGAAATTAACTGGGAAGTCTTTTTTTGGCCCCACTTGGATGGTAAAGTCAAGCTATGCTAAAGATACGCTTTTAGATGAAAATCTAACTCATGGTGAGGAGCTATTTTACTATATGAAGTTGTCCAGAAACGGTGGACTTTATTCATTTACAACAGAATCAATTTTATATTATAGAGATAGCCCTAATTCTGTCATGAATAATTTAAGTGGACTTGAAAATGGATATAGATATATTGAATCAAAACTTAAAAAATGGAAAGAGATTCGTTTTGTTGATCTAGTTATTTTTAGGTTAAAATTTCTAAAATCGATGACTTTAGATTATTTATCGAAAGGAAGTTTTATAGACGCGATAAGAATCTGGTTTAAAAATAATGAAATTATCAAGGTCAATTGAGTAAAATAATTTTATATCTTGGCTATTGGAATTTGGATGATCCATTAACCCATTCTACCATATTTCCCAACTTAAAAATATTAAAAAAGTTAAAAGGGGTCGAAGAGTTACATTTTGTAAATACTCAAAGAGAAAAACCGAGCAATTTGTCGCAACTATCTTTACAAGAATTACGGGTCAATTATAAACCTATATTTAGCAAAAATATTAAACCTAATTTGCTCAATAAGATCTATGACTTTAATTATTTCCCGAAGCAAATTATTAAATATTCAAAAGAGAATAATATTAATTTGATAATTGCAAGGGGAGCTCCTGCTGGCGTTTTAGCTTTGAAGGCTTCCAAAGTGCTTGAAATTCCATTTATAGTAGAGTCTTACGAACCGCACGCAGAATACATGAAATTTTCTGGAACTTGGAAAAGCTACGATCCCCGATATGTTTTTCAAAAGAAATGGGAAAAACAAGTAAAACTTAAGGCTCAGAATATTTTAACAGTTTCTCAAAATTATAAAAGACAACTAGAAAAGGAAGGGGTAAACCCAAAGAAAATAGAGGTTGTCCCGTGTGTGGTGGAGTTGAGTAAGTTCTACCCTGATAGTGATATCAAAATGGAGATGAGAAAGGAACTTAATATTCCAACTGATGCAACGGTTGGAGTTTATGCAGGTAAATTTGGCAATTTATATCACGATAAAGAAGCTTTTAAACTATTTGAAGAGGCTTCTAATCAGCTTGATAATTTTCATCTATTGCTTTTGAGTAATGAGAAAGATTCATTTATCAATAAAAGACTCAAGGAATTTAATATCCCCAAAAAAAAACTTATTAAAAAATTTGTCAAACATTCAGAAATGCCCCAATTCTTAAATATTGCAGATTTTGCTTTTGCCACTATCAAAAGTATGGAAGTTAGTAGGTTTCAGTCCCCAGTGAAAATTGGTGAATACTGGGCTTGTGGATTACCTATACTGCTTTCTCAAGGTATCGGTGATGAATCAGATTTTATTGAAAAGGAAAAAGGAGGGATTTTAATAGAGAAATACACACAACTGAACTTACAGAATGTGATAAAAAGACTTAAACATTTATTAGATCTGCCATTGGATTCTTCGCATTACAGTGCCATAGCAAAGAAATACAGAAATTTCAGTCAGGTTGAATCTATTTATAATAAAGTTTTACTAGAGTGAATAATAACACGAAAATATTAGTAACTGGCGGAGCTGGTTACATTGGGTCTCATTGCATTTTAAAATTGCTAGAACTAGGCTATAACAATATAATTACAATTGATAATTTCTCCAATAGCACAAAAGATTCACTGCAGAAAATTGAAGAATACACCAAAAAGGAAATTCATAATGAAAATCTAGACCTGAAGGATAGTAAAGGTGTTAAAGAATTTTTTAGTAGTCATACTGATATAACAACAATCATACATTTTGCTGCACTAAAAGATCCATTTGAATCTATCAACAATGCTCAAGCTTATTATGAAAATAATGTGGGCGGATTAATAAATCTATTAAAATATTCTTCTTCAATTCAATTAAGTAATTTTATTTTTTCGTCTACTTGTGCATTATATGGAGAACCTAATAAAATTCCAGTTGATGAAAACCACCCCATTAATCCTCAAAATCCCTATGCTAATTCTAAATGGATCTGCGAAAATATTTTAAAAGATGTTGCTAAGGAAAGAAATTTTAAAGCGGTATCTTTAAGATACTTTAATCCAATCGGCTCTAATTCAAAAGCAGGCTTAAAAGAGTATTACTCAAATAGATCGAAGAATATTGTACCACAAATCATTCGTGTCATTAAAGGAGAAGTAAATGCATTACCCGTTTACGGAAATGATTTACCCACTAAAGATGGAAGTGGTGTTCGTGATTTTATTCATGTGGAGGATTTGGTGGAGGCCCATTTAAGAGCGATGGAATTTTTAAATCAAGAACACAGTTCTTTAAACTATGATGTATATAATGTTGGGCGTGGAATGGGAATTTCAGTACTTAAATTAATAAATGAGTTCGAGAGTCAATTAGACATACAAATCCCAATGAACATTGTAAGAAAACGAAAAAATGAAGTAGCTGAAATATATGCTGATTCATCTAAAATTAATGCAAAATTAAACTGGAGAGCAAATAAGAATCTAGCACAAATGGTTGAAGATACGTTAATGGCAAATGATATAATATATTAATGAGATTTCTATTTAGTATCATATTCTTTTCAATTTCATTTTCAGCTTTAGCTCAAGTCACAGCTGATTTCAACTTACCAGTTGAGGTTTGTTTAGATGAGCAATTTCAACTGGAAAACAGCTCTATCAACGCGGATAGTTATGAGTGGGATTTTTGTCAAGGGGATCTAGAAGCAAACGACCTTGTAATTAACCAGTCAAATGAAGGCGATTTGTCAATACCTGTTGGTACTTCATTAATTAAATACAAGGAATTTTGGTATGGCTTTTTTACTAATATTACCAATAATACAATCACTAAATTAGAGTTTGGTAACTCTTTGGAAAATGAACCATTAATTTCTAATATTGGGAATTTGGGGGGCGCACTTGATAATCCTCAAGATATAAAGGTGGTAGAAGAAAATGACAGTATTTATTTTTTTGTCTCAAATAGAAACAATAATAAGTTAGTCAGAATAAATTTAGGAACTGATTTAAATAATACAGCACCAACTGTAGATGTTTTATTAAGTGGCAATAGAGATCTTTTAAATAATGGAATAGAAGTAGTAAAGGATGATAATACTTGGATAGTTTTTTACACTGGAACAAACCTTTTAAGAATAATTAATTTAGGAAATAGCTTATCTAACATTCCAGATGTATCAGATATTTTAGTTACCTCCAATTTTACAGGTGTTAGTAATATTGGGGATATTAGTTTAATTAAAGAGAGTAATAATTGGTACGGTTTTATCGTAGGATATAGCTCACGCACACTTCATAGATTAGATTTTGGAATAAGTATGTTTTCAAATCCTAGTGTCAATAATATTACTCCAACAGGATTTTCTTCAGAACAACCTTATAGCATAAAATTAGCAGAGGAAGGATCAAATAAGTTTGGTTTTATTTCCACATCAAGCGGTAATTTTTTGCGATTGGATTTTGGAGAAAGCATATTAAATACTTTAACATTTACCTCCTTAGGTAACTTTGATGTTTTATCTAATAATTTTAAAGTTGATATTGCCAAAGATGGTTCAAAGTTTGTTGGGCTAACTTCAATATGGAATGCCAATAAAATTATAATCATAGATTTCCCAAATGATTGCGAAGTGACTCCCGAATTCTCTACTGAATTCCAACCTATAACTTCTTATTCGACTTCAGGCACCTACCCGATCACTCTGACGACCTTTCATCCTAACGGCAACTCAGCCTCAAACACCAAAGAAATCACCGTAAGTGAAAGCCAAGCACCAGTTGGGGAAATTATTTCAGATTCTGCGTATTGTATAGCAGATAATGTACAATTTGATTTTAATACATCAAGTGATATCGCCACTTACAGTTGGGGTTTCGGGGACAGCAA
This is a stretch of genomic DNA from Marivirga harenae. It encodes these proteins:
- a CDS encoding glycosyltransferase family 4 protein, with amino-acid sequence MNILFIADPNSIHDEKWITYFTNSQGFKTYIIARKPHFVEYSNRDLNSLPIIKSISDFSFFWIFRTIRSARIIKKTILSYDIDVINIQYAEPSALWCLLRWYFKKPMVITTLGTDVLKTIPEVFAKKNFINKLVGPAYQYVFSKADWVTGTSQRQLDSITEFSGRKDKMTVVRTGVDLERLKTDTRSFFPLKDDKPFILFPRYIKPIYNHEFCLRAIDWLPIKLKKKYRMVFVGKDCGDIDYQNSLMETMSKMTDVDFSFIGKQKQEAVFELYKKSALVVMTPVSDGSPVSAMEVLLCGVKIILGPLDYDQDIYSENVVRLSSWDPTELSETITTLLDENTEHDPLSPEVSKMMDMKYNMEIVGKIYKELAEKN
- a CDS encoding glycosyltransferase family 2 protein; translation: MRALISIIIPFYQAEKYLNEAIESVFNQTHENWELLLINDGSTDNSKKIALSFNDKRIRYFEQENNGVSSARNRGLKNIRGHFFCFLDADDVLTITSLEHRLKVFEDKPEVTFVDGQVVRMNSHLNVIYNVWTPSFSGNPLTDLVKLTGKSFFGPTWMVKSSYAKDTLLDENLTHGEELFYYMKLSRNGGLYSFTTESILYYRDSPNSVMNNLSGLENGYRYIESKLKKWKEIRFVDLVIFRLKFLKSMTLDYLSKGSFIDAIRIWFKNNEIIKVN
- a CDS encoding glycosyltransferase; amino-acid sequence: MSKIILYLGYWNLDDPLTHSTIFPNLKILKKLKGVEELHFVNTQREKPSNLSQLSLQELRVNYKPIFSKNIKPNLLNKIYDFNYFPKQIIKYSKENNINLIIARGAPAGVLALKASKVLEIPFIVESYEPHAEYMKFSGTWKSYDPRYVFQKKWEKQVKLKAQNILTVSQNYKRQLEKEGVNPKKIEVVPCVVELSKFYPDSDIKMEMRKELNIPTDATVGVYAGKFGNLYHDKEAFKLFEEASNQLDNFHLLLLSNEKDSFINKRLKEFNIPKKKLIKKFVKHSEMPQFLNIADFAFATIKSMEVSRFQSPVKIGEYWACGLPILLSQGIGDESDFIEKEKGGILIEKYTQLNLQNVIKRLKHLLDLPLDSSHYSAIAKKYRNFSQVESIYNKVLLE
- the galE gene encoding UDP-glucose 4-epimerase GalE → MNNNTKILVTGGAGYIGSHCILKLLELGYNNIITIDNFSNSTKDSLQKIEEYTKKEIHNENLDLKDSKGVKEFFSSHTDITTIIHFAALKDPFESINNAQAYYENNVGGLINLLKYSSSIQLSNFIFSSTCALYGEPNKIPVDENHPINPQNPYANSKWICENILKDVAKERNFKAVSLRYFNPIGSNSKAGLKEYYSNRSKNIVPQIIRVIKGEVNALPVYGNDLPTKDGSGVRDFIHVEDLVEAHLRAMEFLNQEHSSLNYDVYNVGRGMGISVLKLINEFESQLDIQIPMNIVRKRKNEVAEIYADSSKINAKLNWRANKNLAQMVEDTLMANDIIY